A window from Anser cygnoides isolate HZ-2024a breed goose chromosome 1, Taihu_goose_T2T_genome, whole genome shotgun sequence encodes these proteins:
- the KBTBD3 gene encoding kelch repeat and BTB domain-containing protein 3, producing the protein MANQRDYISRPICNGISVPESKINSLVAEGHGQQILKVLQKFREQNTFFDFKIIVKDEIIPCHRCVLAACSDFFRAMFEVNMKERDDGNVTISNLSPKAVKAFLDYAYTGKTEITNDNVEMLFQLSSFLQVSLLSKACSDFLIKSIDLVNCLQLLSLSESYGSDRLFDHALDFVQHHFSLLLRSSDFLEINFEILQKCLEADELDVPEEESVLKAVLQWTKHNLETRQKYLPNLIQKVRLHQLPEKTLQDFLHSEEYLLKSANCSVIINDAVKSVQNFSGLFPDARPSTTEKYIFVHKTDEDGENRHTFCYNIKTDKWKELPNTHMIDLPGSSLSSYGEKIFITGGCKGNCYRTVRLHIAEPFHDATDQTWCYCPVSNEFSIVSAMTKPRTMHTSVVTLNQLFVIGGKTRGAQETRSLLDVECYNPLSKDWKSVSQLPRGIYYPEASACQNIIYVLGSEVEITDAFNPSLDCFFKYNAMTDQWSELVAEFGQFFHATLIKAVPVNCTLYICDLSTYKVYSFCPETCVWKGEGSFECAGFNAGAVGTEDKIYILGGDYAPEEITDEVQVYHSSRSEWEEVSPMPRALTEFYCQVIQFNKYRDPWSSVMTICSGEF; encoded by the exons ATGGCCAATCAACGGGATTACATTAGCAGACCTATTTGCAATGGAATTTCTGTTCCTGAAAGTAAAATCAATTCCTTAGTGGCTGAAGGTCATGGACAACAAATTCTAAAAGTACTACAAAAGTTCAgagaacaaaatacattttttgacTTTAAAATTATTGTGAAAGATGAAATAATTCCTTGTCATCGTTGTGTACTGGCAGCATGCAGTGATTTTTTCAG AGCCATGTTTGAAGTTAATATGAAAGAACGAGATGATGGCAATGTTACTATTAGTAATCTATCACCCAAGGCAGTGAAAGCTTTTCTTGATTATGCttacacaggaaaaacagagataaCAAATGATAATGTGGAAATGCTCTTCCAGCTGTCATCATTTCTTCAAGTTTCACTCCTTTCCAAAGCTTGCAGTGACTTTCTAATAAAAAGTATTGATCTTGTGAATTGCTTACAGTTGCTATCGCTATCAGAAAGTTACGGCTCCGACCGCTTATTTGATCACGCACTAGATTTTGTACAGCACCACTTTTCCCTGCTACTCAGATCAAGTGACTTCTTGGAGATTAATTTTGAGATATTACAAAAATGTCTTGAGGCTGACGAACTAGATGTCCCTGAGGAAGAATCAGTGTTGAAAGCTGTCCTTCAGTGGACCAAACACAACTTAGAAACGCGACAGAAATATCTGCCTAATTTGATCCAAAAAGTGAGACTGCACCAGTTACCTGAAAAGACTTTGCAAGACTTTCTGCATTCTGAAGAATATTTACTGAAAAGTGCTAATTGTTCAGTAATAATCAATGATGCAGTTAAAAGCGTGCAAAACTTTAGTGGACTGTTTCCAGATGCACGTCcttcaacaacagaaaaatacatatttgttcATAAAACTGATGAAGATGGAGAAAACAGGCATACATTTTGCTACAACATCAAAACAGATAAATGGAAAGAACTACCAAATACACACATGATTGATCTTCCAGGGTCAAGTTTATCTAGctatggagaaaaaatatttataactgGAGGATGTAAGGGGAATTGCTATAGGACCGTCAGGCTTCATATTGCTGAGCCGTTTCATGATGCCACGGACCAAACCTGGTGCTACTGCCCAGTCAGCAACGAATTCTCCATTGTGTCAGCTATGACAAAGCCAAGGACAATGCACACATCTGTTGTAACCTTAAACCAGTTGTTTGTAATAGGTGGGAAGACCAGAGGAGCTCAAGAAACCCGAAGTCTTTTGGATGTAGAATGTTATAATCCTCTTTCCAAAGACTGGAAATCTGTAAGCCAGTTACCAAGAGGTATCTACTATCCAGAAGCAAGTGCATGTCAGAATATAATTTACGTCCTTGGCTCAGAAGTAGAGATTACTGACGCCTTTAATCCATCTCTTGACTGTTTCTTTAAGTATAATGCTATGACTGATCAGTGGTCGGAGCTTGTAGCAGAATTTGGGCAGTTTTTCCATGCAACTCTAATCAAAGCTGTTCCAGTGAACTGCACGCTGTATATATGTGATCTCTCCACCTACAAGGTCTACAGCTTTTGCCCAGAAACCTGTGTATGGAAAGGGGAAGGATCTTTCGAATGCGCTGGTTTTAATGCAGGCGCAGTTGGGACAGAAGACAAAATTTATATATTAGGTGGTGATTATGCTCCAGAAGAAATCACAGATGAAGTTCAAGTCTACCACAGCAGTAGGTCTGAGTGGGAAGAAGTTTCCCCAATGCCAAGAGCCTTAACTGAGTTTTACTGTCAGGTCATTCAGTTTAATAAATATAGGGACCCCTGGTCATCTGTAATGACAATTTGCTCCGGAGAATTTTGA